The Lolium rigidum isolate FL_2022 chromosome 2, APGP_CSIRO_Lrig_0.1, whole genome shotgun sequence genomic interval CGCAGCAGCCAGCAGGAACCAAAACCGTGGCCGCCGGCCGACGAGACGAGTCCTCGATTCGGGAACGGCAAGACCGCTCCGCTGACTGAGCCGATATGGCGTCGAAGAAGAACACCCAGTACATAATGCAAGGTATTTGAGAACTAAATTTTTGCTTAAAATTCTGAAACTTATCTCGTTGTTGACTGAAATAATCTTCAGTACTACAAGGTCTGCTACATTGCTCCCAATGATTAATTGTTTGGTTTCCGCCACACCTTAAATATTTTTCTGCCTCCGCCACTGACTGAAAGCACCGATACCATGTGACCGGCTAAACCTGTGACTAGGAGGATCGATAAGTTTTTGGCATCCAGGGGTGTACGTAGATACCTGCGATCACTGTCTCAGTATACATACGTACAACATGTACAGTGTCAGGTATAGTCCCTGTGCATGATGGACCAATCATTGACACTTGGATCTCATCCTTCTTGCCGCTAGAATATATACTGATAATATGCACTCCCCCCATTTCATAAATCATAACGTGGTTTCAATTTTGAACTAAAATCACGACATGAAGGAAAGGGAGGGattttttagatatgggagccTTGCCCCGGCCTTAAGGAACGGAGGTATGCATGCATAACTTTTTGTGCATCCTCAGACTTATGTCACAAGACATTGTCTAATTTCAGCTTTATCGATATAAATTTTCATAGGATATGAAACCCCGTTTCATTTACTACCCCCGGTCAAAATTAATTGatagtctagttttattttgtaaAAGATTGACTAGGTATATATAGAAAAGCAAAATCTCTGACCCGAAATGAGTACAATCGGATACTACAATTTCTGCCTTAAGTGAAAAGCAACATCTCTGCCTAGTTTGATCCATAAGCTGTGATACTACAATTTTTACTCCTAAGAACTACACTGGATATTTGGATATCGAAACCTTTTTTTGCGCTCTAGACTATGCCATCATAGAAAGATTGCCTTGCGTGTCACTACGGGAAAACTGCACTTTGCCGTGCGacaaatcgcacggcaaaggaccctatATGCCCGGCAAAGGGTTTGCCGTGCGatgtcgcacggcaaagaccgaCCGGCAAGGACCTTATTCAGTTATGTGCCTGCACTTTTATTCATGTTCTTTCTTTGTTTATGCTTTCCACTCCCAGTGGCCTAGGGTTCATATGAAACATAATCGGTAAAAAAAAGAGATTTAGCACTATAAATATATTGAATAAGAACAAGATCGGAGCTGAATATGAATACAGCACAGATGCATGGCTGATGGCAGTACAGAAAGGGGATAATTTTCGGAATATAAATTCAGTAAAAACATGCAGAAAAATGTAGTTGCTGAATAAATCATTTTAGTGAAATATCATAAATTGTTTTAGAAAGTTTGTTTGTTTCTCAATATTAAGTTAAATctttaaaaatccaataaaatcagtAACTATAATTTATTTTTACACGGTTTATGGTGGTGTCTATACGGTTGGAGGACACAACAAGGGATATTTTATCCAACATGGCTGGCGGCGTGATCTTCGGATTGGTCCTACAACATCATAGGCGCTTTACAATGTCGATGATCTCTTGTAATGTGCCATATTTTTATTTCTGGTTTTCGATTTGAGCGGAtatgtgcatcctagttatgtagaggctaggtgtaatattTATATTAAGTAATGAAATTCCATTTAGCACAAAATACTATAGTTTATTCAATCATATAAATTTATTCCATCACACATTTAATGGCATTTAAACGCATCAATGAACTTATGTGTTTCTCTTAAAATGGTTTATCTTTAAACTCAACTTTTTCATATCCCCTCTTGCCCATTCATTCATTTTACTTCCTTGAACTAGATTATGCAAAATCTATCTCTCCCTCCTAGCATTTTTGTCTGCTACACATTGGCTGAATTCTCATGCATGCAATGTCTTCCTTAAAATGTGACCACTTTCTCTATGTGAGTGTAGATACAATTTTATTTGGGCGGCATGAAACATTTATCAAGTCACATAAAATGATACTCCATCCGTAATATAAAATGTTATTGCAACCAATTAAAACATATACTGGCAGGTTATAATAATACCTTATATTATGGGATGTAAGTGGTATGATTCGTTCATCCTGTTCTGTATCAtgcccaaatggccaaatggtacACAATTCTTCATGTAGTCAAATCACTTCATAAATTAATTACATATATTTTATATCTTTCTAGAGCTATTGATGTGCACTACTCACGCACACCTCACTCGCACGACACATGCgggctcacacacacacacacaaatgtgTGTGTGTTTCCTACACACGCTAGAAAAAGATCAGAGATTCATTTGGAGCACGGAGACGTGTTGTCCCACTAAACTCTGCCTGTGACCCCTATGAGTTAGTACACTTAATTTTATTATATGACATTTAATGAATTTTGTAGATTTaatttaaaatttagatgtatgtgcAACAACAGTGATATGCCTCTCTCCGCATTTCACAGCCAATGTTTACTACGCTACATCATCTGTTCCTAAATGAGAACCAACCTGTTACCTCCAGGCCAGCAGGGATAAAACCTTAGGTTTAACAGCGGAATAACTTTTTCAGTGAGGGAGGTATATGTGCTTCTATTTAGAAGTGTCGCTTCTAGCTAGATTATTCCCTtagttctgaaatagtctacattctaggtcTAAATTTTATTCTCACATTCTAGATTTTAGTCAATAACAACACTGAAAATGAAGTgttttttgctatgtttattggactttgttatttttaatgtagcTTGAATTTATTGTACACATATCAAATACTACTAATTAATGTAACACTAGTTTATTTCTTTCTAAAatatagactaaatcagaacggaagAAGTACGCGATTTGTAGAGTACACTGGTAAAGAAATAGGACTAAACTGATCTGTATGATGCATGCCGGCCGCCGGATGTGAATGATGCTAAGGCCGCCAGCTGCCTGCGTAAGACACTCACACTAACAAGAAGCAAGTCTTTCTGCACACAATCGGTTTATGCACAAACCGAAGGTGTCTAAAAGAGGGTCATATATAGCTTATACACCCGAAAAGGGGTACCACCCACACATAATGAATGCTTGTGCAGTTGTAGCTCAAATGCTCAATAGAGGAGGGTTATGGAATGTGTATAGTACTGTACATTAATTAGTACATGCTTAGCTAGCTAACTTGGTGGAGTAAAATGAAAGGCCAATAATTTTGATACAGATCGATAGCTAGTACGTAGTAGTTCAGTAGCAAGTTGCAGGACACACATATCCAAACATTAAGGGTTCACTTGtcccatatgcatgcatgcacgaTCCATCGCCATGCAAGAGCTAACGAGAAtgtctgtctctgaaaaataagTGACAAAAAAAGGAGAATACCTGACAAAAAAAGGTAGACACACAATCTGGCGTACGTCATAGTTGTATAACAACAGTCATCATTCGTGAAGCACAGCCAATAATGCACAGTAAGTTTCCCTTATCGATCATTTCCACGTTTATCAGCTCCAAAAATAACTAGGGTACAaacaacaaacacaagttataCAGGGGCTTACACTAACCGCTGCAGCAAATAAAAGAAGGGGAAATCGTAAGACTCACTCACCCATGCACTCACCTAGCAAATCCTTGTTACTGCTTACTAGCGAGCTTGTTCGCTTATTACCCTAGACATGTGATCACCCTCGCTCTCCCTGATCTCTTCCTCCTCACCGATCTCCTCAACAACACAAAACAACAAGATCACAAGATACAGAAGAAAATACAACAACACCGATATAGCTGATGATTTGCAAATCAAGTTGCACTAGCTCGGAACGACGCCGCAAGATAGGTTCATGAGGAGCACGGCCGCATCGGTGATCTCGTCGCGTGTGAAGTCGTGAATGATGGTCACCGGCGGATTGGGCTTGCTCAGTCTCTCAGTCGCCGGAACGTCCTCAAGCGAGACACGACCATCATCCTTCTTCAGAGCGGCGTCGACGCAGCTGGCCACTGCCTTGGTGGCGATATCGGTAGGATGATCAACCATCTTGCACCGCTTCTTAAACGGCAGCGACCGGTCCACGTCCAAATCCCTCTTCTCCTTCTTTATTGGCTTCGCAGCTTGCGATGTGGCCTGTTCACCAGCCGCGGCCACGCCTCCATGGGAAGCAGTCACCGCTGCCCCGCCGCTGGCTGCCACAACGGCTGCCGCTGCAGCCATCGCGCGCCGCGCCTTCCTTTGCCGTATGCCACACGCGTTGCATAGAGACTGCATGAACCATCAACGCATGAAAAACAGTGCACTAATTAGCAACCTGTAGCAGGTTAAATAGTGTGTAACAACAACCTGCGGTACTATGCTACATGCACATACCATTATTAAGCAGATTAAAGTACATAGATTGAACAGGTATAGATCGTGTAGTTTGCCTAGTTAGCAATATATTTCACCTTGGGGCCACGAGGACCACTCCTCCACAAGGGGGTCTTGCTGGTGTTGCAGTCTGAGCACACCCTGATAACACCCATGGCATGCTGCTGCAGATGGCTCTCATCAGCTTGGTGTGCTTGTGCCCTTCTCCTTGGCTTTCTCGCCACCCCGCCTTCGTGATCGTTTGTCGAAACCTTTCTAATGATCCTCATCTTCACTGGAGGCCTGCCAGATGCCCACTCACTGGTCGATCCGTGGATAGCATTCTTGTTCTCTAGATCGTAAGGATTGTACGAGGATCTCTGGATCATATCACTGTGGATGCTTTGGATAGTAGGCCGGTACGGGGAAGGCGTGGCGAAAACATCAGATCCTCCAGCCATCATCATGTGATTATTGATCtacaagagagagaagaagatagAAACAAGTCAGGGAGCGGATCATATATTATAAGAGCTTGCACGCACTAAAAAAGGTGGAGCACCTCGATCTACATATAGACGTCTAGATAGTTATGATCCCCCTCACCTGCTGATTAGATTCACCCAAAAATTGCTGCCTCAAGTGCTGATCTCCATAGTCTTTCCCTTGATGCTCCGAAGGGTTCTCGATCATGAAAGGGAACAAGATGGGAGGGTCCTTTGCTAAATGGAAGGCTTGAAAGTGCCCTTGATCCTGATCTCCCTCCATTAGAGGGAGAGTAGATAGCTGGCTCATGTAGATGGTAGACATGTGAGAGAAGAGGAGGGAGAAAGAGATCTAGCTAGCAAGGTAGCTCCAGGTACTGTGAGCAGAGGTGGAAGAGATCAGGGTGGATATAAGGGAGATGGAGCTAGTTAGGGGTGGAGAGAGGTGTTTTGAGAT includes:
- the LOC124686818 gene encoding protein CYTOKININ-RESPONSIVE GATA TRANSCRIPTION FACTOR 1-like, whose translation is MSTIYMSQLSTLPLMEGDQDQGHFQAFHLAKDPPILFPFMIENPSEHQGKDYGDQHLRQQFLGESNQQINNHMMMAGGSDVFATPSPYRPTIQSIHSDMIQRSSYNPYDLENKNAIHGSTSEWASGRPPVKMRIIRKVSTNDHEGGVARKPRRRAQAHQADESHLQQHAMGVIRVCSDCNTSKTPLWRSGPRGPKSLCNACGIRQRKARRAMAAAAAVVAASGGAAVTASHGGVAAAGEQATSQAAKPIKKEKRDLDVDRSLPFKKRCKMVDHPTDIATKAVASCVDAALKKDDGRVSLEDVPATERLSKPNPPVTIIHDFTRDEITDAAVLLMNLSCGVVPS